CCCGCACCGCGGCCACACGGCAGGAACTCGTCGACGGCTATCAACTATCGCTCGACAGCCTCCGCGAACTCGACGACGCCAAAACGACCGGCAAAGTCGCGTACATTCAACTGCACGACGTCATCGATGAAGTCTTCTCCGCGTTCGCTCAGCGACAGATCAACCGCGCAGTCTCCTCGGGGGCGAAACTCATTATCTTCGAAGTCGACTCCCCCGGCGGACTGCTCAGCGTTTGCCAGGATCTCTCCGAGACAATGGCCCATCTCAGCGACCACGGCATCAAAACCGTCGCTTACATTCCCCGTCAGGCGATCAGCGGCGGCGCGATCCTCTCTGTCGCCTGCGACGAGATCTACATGCTGCCGAATGCCAAAATCGGCGACGCCATTCCCATCAACCTGATGGGCAACATGATCGTCCACGCTGAAGCGAAGATTCTCAGTATCGAACTCGAACTGCTCCGCGACCTGGCCCAGCAGAAGAACCGCCCCGCCGCAGTGTTGGAAGCCATGGCCGATAAAGACCTCGAAGTCTTCGAGGCCACGAACAAAACCACCGGAAAAAAATGGTTCATGTCGGAAGAGGAACTGCATCAGAACGCCAACGAATGGGTCGCCGGACCCCGCGTGCCTGAGTCGCGACCCGGCATCGCCATCATGGTCGACGGCGAACGGGCTCACGAACTGCTGATCGCCAAAGGGATCGTCGCCGATCTCTCCGAATTGCGACAACGGCTGGGAATTTCAGAAGACACGCCCCTCAAGCCCATCGGCCGTACCTGGGTCGATACCCTCGTCTTCAACCTGAATCACCAGTGGACGACCGGACTGCTGTTCTTCATGGCGATTGTCTGTATCTACATCGAACTGGCGACGATGACCGGCTTTTTCGGCATCCTCTCGGCGCTCGCATTTGCGATCTTCTTCTGGAGCCGCGTTCTCGGAGGAACGGCGACCGGCCTGGAAGTTGCGATTTTCGTCGTCGGCGTCGCCTGCCTGATGCTTGAGTTCTTTGTGATTCCCGGCTTCGGCGTGTTCGGCATCTCCGGCATTCTGATGGTGCTGTTCTCGGTCATCATGGCGAGCCAGACCTTCAGCGGCTTTAGTATCGAATACGATCTTGCCAGGGCCGGTAAGGCGTTTGCCACGCTCGCGGTCGCGCTCATCGCGGTGATGATTGCCTCGGTGATGCTCAGCCAGTATCTGCATCGGATTCCGCTGCTGCGCGACCTGGTTCTCACCGGCCCGACGGGTCAGGTACTCGATCCGAACGAACCTCGCCTGCGCCCGGACCTCTTAAGTCACGATGCCGGGCTCTTGGGAGCCACCGGTCAGGCGATCACCATTCTCCGCCCTGCCGGCAAAGCCCGCATCAATGGCCAGTTTCTGGATGTCGTGAGCGATGGCCCTTTCATCGAGGAAGGAACTGCGGTGACCGTGGTTCAGGTACTCAAGAACCGCATCGTCGTCAGACAGAGTTGATTCAAGTCACGCGGTCTCGACCGGCAGCGGCGCGATCACCGGATTCCGTAGCACTCCCAATCCCTGAATCTCCACTTCCACGACATCGCCCGGCTTTAGCCAGACCGGCGGCGTGCGGCCCATGCCGACTCCCGGGGGCGTTCCGGTGAAGATCACGTCGCCCGGTTCCAGCGTCATCAGTTGCGACAGGTAAGAGACAACGTGAGCGACGCCGAAAATGAATTCGTGCGTGTTGCCTGACTGCATGACGTTGCCGTTGAGCCGCAATTCAATAGTCAGATTGTTCGGATCGACTTCATCCGCGGTGACCACCCACGGGCCAATGGGGGCGAACGTGTCCGGCGTCTTGCCGAGCATCCACTGCTTGCCTGGTTTGTTGATCTGCCAGTCGCGTGCGGAGACATCGTTGCCGTTACAGTAACCGGCCACATAGTCGAGAGCCTTCTCCTGGCTGACGCCGTAGGCCCGTTTGCCGATCACGATGACCAGTTCCGCCTCGTAGTCGACCTGATCCGAAACCCGCGGCAGTCGAATGGCTCCGCCGCTGCCGATGATCGTGTTTCCGAACTTGCCGAAGCAGATCGGTTCTTCCGGGATCTTCATTCCCGCTTCAATCGCGTGATCCCGGTAATTGAGGCCGATGCAGATCACCTTGCCTGGGTCCGGAATTGGCGGCAGCAAAGTGCCGGTCACCACTCGTTTTTCTGACTGGCACTTGAGCAGTGCAGCATGGCACAGCGCCAACCCGTGCTCCGTCGCCAGAATCTCTTTCAGCGATTTCGGCAACGTCAGATCGACCCAGTTCAACGGGCGGAACACCGGGGCGTCGTCCGTCCCTTCAACAGCGACGATCTGCACCCCTTCGGCCGTCAGTAACGTTGCGAGTTTCATGGTGATTGCTTCCGCTTTGTTTCCACTTTCAGGCCAGTCGCCGCGAAACTGAACTGAAGCCCGAATCCCGTCCCTTGCAGCACCGGACTTTTCCAGTCAGGCTGCATTGCAGATGATAAAGGGAACTGCTGCCGCGTCCATCACCCCCGAGTGTTGTCTGCCAAGTTTCATGGGATTGCCACGATGCCTGTGCCCCTGATGTATCGCATCCGGCAAAATTTTGAGCGGCCACTCGTGGCCGACGTCCCTGTCGAGGTCAGCAGGCAGTTACAGCAGCTTCATCTGTCGCAACAGGTGCGGGCCGGGCAGACGGTCGCCATCACCGTCGGCAGCCGCGGAATTGCCAATATCGCCCTGATTGCCAAAGCCGTCGCCGACCATGTGAAATCGATCGGCGGCGTGCCGGTTATTATTCCGGCGATGGGCAGCCACGGAGGAGCGACTACTCACGGGCAACGGGCGATGATCGAATCGTTCGGAGTGACCGAGGAGTTCACAGGCGCTCAAATTCGGGCGACGATGGACACCGTCGTCGTCGCCCAGACCTCGCACGGTATTCCCGTCCATTTCGACCGGCACGCCTTCGAGGCTGACCACGTCATTGTGATGGGCCGGATCAAGCCGCACACAATGTTCGTCGGAGACGTCGAATCAGGCCTGCACAAGATGATGCTCATTGGCCTGGGGAATCACGCCGGAGCGCTCACCTATCATCGCGCGATCAAGAACTACCCGTTCGAGACCATCATTCAGTCGGTCGCCGATGTGGTGCTCAGCAAGTGCAAGGTGCTGGCCGGCGTCGCCATCGTCGAGAACGCTTATGATGAAACCGCGCTGATTCGCGCCGTTCCACCGGCCGAGTTTTTCAGTCAGGAGAAGGCCCTGCTGAAACAGGCAATTGCCTGGATGCCGAAGCTGCCGTTTCCTGACGTGGATTTGTTGATCGTCGATCGGATCGGCAAGAACATCAGCGGAACCGGCATGGACACCAACATCGTCGGCCGCAAGTACAACGACCATGCGGCCACCGAACGGGACAACGCCAACTGCAAGCGGATTCTCGTCCGCAGCCTGACCTCCCAATCGAAAGGGAATGCCTGCGGCATCGGCATTGCCGAATTCACCACCGCTCGGGCCGTGTCTCAAATTGACCAGGACTACACGCGGGTGAACTGCATCACCAGCGGCCACCCCACCGCCGGGATGATTCCGCTGGTTTATCCCAACGATCTGTCGGCGATAGAAGATGCTTTGCTGACGATCGGCATGACCGAGCCTGAAGACGCGAAGATCATTCAAATTCGCGACACCCTGCATCTGTCCGAGGTGATGGTCAGTGAAAGCTACCTGCGCGAGACCGGTGTCTTTCCGGGGGGAGAAGTGATTTCAGGGCCAGAACCGATGGCATTTGATGAGCTGGGACAGCTCGCAGATATTTAGATTTTACCCATTGAGGTGTTTTATCTGTGTCCATCCGTGTTCATCTGTGGCTATTTTTTCGTTGCATTAGAAAAATACAAAACAGCGTCAATTCCGCTGTTGAATTCTGAAGCAGTCTCCGTTTTGGATCGTTAGAATCGGATCGGGTCGTTGCCGATTGCTCTTCAACGGATTCGAGGAACGTCATGATCTCAAGGATCGTGATTCTGGGATTGGCTTTGATCGGCTGGAGCGCTGCTTGCGCTGCCGAGCCTGCGGCGGCGCCTTCGTCGTTGATGACGCCTGTCGATAGTCGGGTCGGTCCTGCGGTGCTGCGACTGCTCGACGTTGGCTTTCAAGACCGGGCTGTCCCTGCCGCCGATCTCGAATTGAGCTATCAGGCATTGCGGAATGATCTTGGCTTCGATCACCCCTATCTCGAATACGCCTACTGGCTGGTCCTCTCGAAAAACTTCTCGCAGCTGCAGGGGTTGCCGCATCTGCAGGCGGCCGCTCAAAGCCTCCACCCCGTTGTGCTGCCCGCTCGACAGGAAATGATCCGCAGCCAACTGGAAGCGAAGCATCGCCCGGAAGCGCTTGAACTATTGGTCGATTTGGCGGAAGCCACCGGTCGGGTCGCTCCTGAAAGCCCGATGGCCGCCGACGCACATCGTTCCGCCCGTTGGCTCGGACAGATTCTCGCGTATCTCGAAGGCCCCGGCGGCGTCGAACAGGCGGCGGCTATTTCAGCGCCGGTGCAGTCACTTCTGGGGACGGCCTACCGTGACGACTATCAGGCCGGCCGCAACAACGTGGCCGCGATTCAGCGGGATCTCATTCGCCAGATGAACGAACTGACCGCCAAAGCCGAAGCTAAAAAGGCGGAAACTCAGGTGCAGATCGATGAGAAAAAGGAACTCATTTCCCAGCAACAACAGTCGCTCGCCGATGGCGTCGACCGCATGCAGACCTCATTCAAGGAACAGGTCGGAAGCGTTGACGAAAAACTGAAGGCGATGGAGCGCCAATACACGGTCTCGATGGAATCCGAACAAAGATTGCTTACGGTGCAGACCTTTCTGCAGGCAGAAATGAATCGCCTGCGGCAGCAGATCGATATTGCCCGAAGCAACGATCGCAACAACACCGGCATCAATCGAGGGCGGATCAATTCGCTCGAACAGGCCTATGCCGCCGCTGAGATCCAGATGTCACTGACGACCGCGCAGTAC
This genomic interval from Planctomicrobium piriforme contains the following:
- a CDS encoding NfeD family protein encodes the protein MSVSGLHFQVDREERSGLQLAGLLTAAFLLLAMFPSAWAAEEPAAPVARIVTLNSPIGDEALGQARRTVLEMQEVATRENRQAFVIFEIKPGASPFHSCYALADFLTAEPLDKVTTVAWVPETVTGMNVLVALACRDIVLGPQASLGDMGNGKALPADQQAIVKSIIERRRNPRVSVPLVTALMDPAVSLLQLTVEGAGGAKETRLATADEARKLQADGTVILDRNTISEAGSPTLISAAQARARDLLIARTAATRQELVDGYQLSLDSLRELDDAKTTGKVAYIQLHDVIDEVFSAFAQRQINRAVSSGAKLIIFEVDSPGGLLSVCQDLSETMAHLSDHGIKTVAYIPRQAISGGAILSVACDEIYMLPNAKIGDAIPINLMGNMIVHAEAKILSIELELLRDLAQQKNRPAAVLEAMADKDLEVFEATNKTTGKKWFMSEEELHQNANEWVAGPRVPESRPGIAIMVDGERAHELLIAKGIVADLSELRQRLGISEDTPLKPIGRTWVDTLVFNLNHQWTTGLLFFMAIVCIYIELATMTGFFGILSALAFAIFFWSRVLGGTATGLEVAIFVVGVACLMLEFFVIPGFGVFGISGILMVLFSVIMASQTFSGFSIEYDLARAGKAFATLAVALIAVMIASVMLSQYLHRIPLLRDLVLTGPTGQVLDPNEPRLRPDLLSHDAGLLGATGQAITILRPAGKARINGQFLDVVSDGPFIEEGTAVTVVQVLKNRIVVRQS
- a CDS encoding nickel pincer cofactor-dependent isomerase, group 22; amino-acid sequence: MPVPLMYRIRQNFERPLVADVPVEVSRQLQQLHLSQQVRAGQTVAITVGSRGIANIALIAKAVADHVKSIGGVPVIIPAMGSHGGATTHGQRAMIESFGVTEEFTGAQIRATMDTVVVAQTSHGIPVHFDRHAFEADHVIVMGRIKPHTMFVGDVESGLHKMMLIGLGNHAGALTYHRAIKNYPFETIIQSVADVVLSKCKVLAGVAIVENAYDETALIRAVPPAEFFSQEKALLKQAIAWMPKLPFPDVDLLIVDRIGKNISGTGMDTNIVGRKYNDHAATERDNANCKRILVRSLTSQSKGNACGIGIAEFTTARAVSQIDQDYTRVNCITSGHPTAGMIPLVYPNDLSAIEDALLTIGMTEPEDAKIIQIRDTLHLSEVMVSESYLRETGVFPGGEVISGPEPMAFDELGQLADI
- a CDS encoding coiled-coil domain-containing protein, translating into MISRIVILGLALIGWSAACAAEPAAAPSSLMTPVDSRVGPAVLRLLDVGFQDRAVPAADLELSYQALRNDLGFDHPYLEYAYWLVLSKNFSQLQGLPHLQAAAQSLHPVVLPARQEMIRSQLEAKHRPEALELLVDLAEATGRVAPESPMAADAHRSARWLGQILAYLEGPGGVEQAAAISAPVQSLLGTAYRDDYQAGRNNVAAIQRDLIRQMNELTAKAEAKKAETQVQIDEKKELISQQQQSLADGVDRMQTSFKEQVGSVDEKLKAMERQYTVSMESEQRLLTVQTFLQAEMNRLRQQIDIARSNDRNNTGINRGRINSLEQAYAAAEIQMSLTTAQYAYLIQGRQNLIQQAQTLINERQALGSQYQSATSQTHNQLALMERWQNRLTQVAQKTADAAASKDPTVSGIRRKIGNLTTYDSGSLTEQRQQLTDLINMSMLPGAK
- a CDS encoding fumarylacetoacetate hydrolase family protein; its protein translation is MKLATLLTAEGVQIVAVEGTDDAPVFRPLNWVDLTLPKSLKEILATEHGLALCHAALLKCQSEKRVVTGTLLPPIPDPGKVICIGLNYRDHAIEAGMKIPEEPICFGKFGNTIIGSGGAIRLPRVSDQVDYEAELVIVIGKRAYGVSQEKALDYVAGYCNGNDVSARDWQINKPGKQWMLGKTPDTFAPIGPWVVTADEVDPNNLTIELRLNGNVMQSGNTHEFIFGVAHVVSYLSQLMTLEPGDVIFTGTPPGVGMGRTPPVWLKPGDVVEVEIQGLGVLRNPVIAPLPVETA